One genomic window of Pseudoxanthomonas sp. includes the following:
- a CDS encoding glycosyltransferase 87 family protein, whose protein sequence is MPDPTQPATPTTSWKFTLGLAALLTLLTALANGQDRNWDLRNYHLYTPSALLDGRLHHDIAAAQLQTWHNPTADIPFAWMVHAGWPGWLISLWLSLPSLLALFFALRLLDRCWPAARSRSRIVLTGVLALTGAAVGPGVGSTFNDAIVAAGAMAALWWVLRSRDRLGAWQTWLPAGLMLGLATGFKLTGVIYCVSLGCVAATAGNMRQAPVRLLATAMGGLIGGVVAAGPWAWVLWQTFGNPLFPYFNQVFQSPDASPVPYNDVRFIPHGLDAWLTVFHFTKRGFMFSEARLADPRILLGLLALGLTLFLQKRRRQPSRDVAVLAVFCMVTLIAWTNLYGIYRYLVGVELLCAIALAGTATMFLPARWPRYVLVIALVAVIGVTKRPSWGRTYPFTTPMVQVQFPPLANDALVVISTASPVGHAVAFLPKDVAAVSLANNFMRPQQCTRLQAAAEARLRDHKGALYLLKEARTDLSDPVANAYQDYGLEKEGACQPIVDNLRPLELCPLRWVRSLTPLCPLTAHDQPAGQ, encoded by the coding sequence ACACGCCATCGGCCCTGCTGGACGGCCGGCTCCACCACGATATCGCCGCCGCGCAGCTGCAGACCTGGCATAACCCGACGGCCGACATCCCGTTCGCCTGGATGGTGCACGCGGGCTGGCCTGGCTGGCTGATCTCACTCTGGCTGAGCCTGCCCTCGTTGCTGGCGCTGTTCTTCGCGCTGCGCCTCCTGGACCGGTGCTGGCCCGCAGCCCGAAGCCGCTCGCGCATCGTATTGACCGGCGTGCTGGCACTGACTGGTGCCGCGGTGGGGCCGGGCGTGGGATCGACCTTCAACGACGCCATCGTGGCAGCAGGTGCGATGGCCGCATTGTGGTGGGTGCTGCGCTCGCGGGATCGCCTGGGTGCCTGGCAGACCTGGCTGCCCGCTGGCCTGATGCTCGGGCTGGCGACCGGCTTCAAGCTGACCGGCGTCATCTATTGTGTTTCGCTTGGCTGTGTCGCGGCCACGGCGGGCAACATGCGGCAAGCGCCCGTTCGCCTGCTCGCCACCGCCATGGGCGGGCTTATCGGCGGCGTCGTTGCCGCCGGCCCCTGGGCGTGGGTGCTCTGGCAGACGTTTGGCAACCCGCTGTTCCCTTACTTCAACCAGGTCTTCCAGTCGCCCGACGCATCGCCGGTACCGTACAACGACGTGCGTTTCATTCCCCATGGACTGGATGCGTGGCTGACGGTTTTCCACTTCACCAAACGCGGCTTCATGTTCTCGGAAGCCCGCCTGGCCGATCCGCGCATCCTGCTGGGACTCCTGGCCCTAGGCCTGACCCTCTTCCTGCAGAAACGGCGTCGCCAGCCATCCCGTGATGTCGCCGTGCTGGCGGTGTTCTGCATGGTGACGTTGATTGCATGGACCAATCTTTACGGCATCTACCGCTATCTGGTCGGTGTGGAGCTGCTCTGCGCCATCGCACTGGCAGGCACGGCAACGATGTTCCTGCCTGCACGCTGGCCGCGCTACGTGCTGGTCATCGCGTTGGTGGCCGTCATCGGCGTGACCAAGCGACCAAGCTGGGGACGCACGTATCCATTCACCACGCCGATGGTGCAGGTGCAGTTCCCGCCGCTGGCCAACGATGCCCTGGTGGTGATCTCCACCGCATCGCCCGTGGGCCACGCGGTTGCCTTCCTTCCGAAGGACGTTGCTGCAGTTTCGCTGGCCAACAATTTCATGCGGCCACAGCAGTGCACCCGCCTGCAGGCTGCTGCCGAGGCGCGCCTCCGCGACCACAAGGGCGCGCTTTACCTGCTGAAAGAAGCCAGGACCGACCTCTCCGACCCGGTCGCCAACGCGTACCAGGACTACGGACTTGAGAAGGAGGGCGCCTGCCAACCGATTGTCGACAACCTGCGTCCACTGGAGCTGTGCCCGTTGCGCTGGGTGCGCAGCCTTACGCCACTGTGTCCCTTGACCGCTCACGACCAACCAGCTGGTCAGTGA
- a CDS encoding Lrp/AsnC family transcriptional regulator, giving the protein MALDAFDLKILAALQGSGRMTNQELATRVGMATSPCWRRVRQLEADGVISGYRVTLDRKQLGLGILAYVRVKIDSHSEKEARQFELEVGKLDEVVACYAVAGDSDFLLQVVARDLESYSEFAMSRLRRLPGIKEMETTFVLREIKPLGPLPLQGGR; this is encoded by the coding sequence ATGGCCCTCGACGCCTTTGATCTGAAGATTCTGGCCGCGTTGCAGGGCTCCGGTCGCATGACCAATCAGGAGCTGGCCACGCGAGTGGGCATGGCGACCTCACCCTGTTGGCGTCGCGTCCGCCAACTGGAGGCGGATGGAGTGATCTCGGGCTATCGCGTCACGCTGGATCGCAAGCAGCTCGGCCTGGGGATACTGGCGTACGTACGCGTCAAGATTGATAGCCATAGCGAGAAGGAGGCCCGCCAGTTCGAGCTGGAAGTCGGCAAGCTCGACGAAGTGGTGGCCTGCTACGCGGTGGCGGGGGATTCCGATTTCCTGCTGCAGGTTGTCGCCCGGGACCTGGAGTCCTACTCCGAGTTTGCGATGTCGCGGTTGCGCAGGCTGCCAGGGATCAAGGAAATGGAGACAACGTTCGTGCTGCGCGAGATCAAGCCGCTTGGGCCATTGCCGTTGCAGGGCGGGCGGTGA
- a CDS encoding GtrA family protein has product MRLPPPHLLKQGSSFLIVGGVQLLVDWSIFVALSALGVDAIPANLCGRVAGAMLGFWLNGRYTFASHEDDVRIGWPQFWKFLAVWIPATLLSTWLIVLVEHHLGLQLAWLAKPLVEGALAVLTFLAGRYLIYR; this is encoded by the coding sequence ATGCGTCTTCCTCCCCCTCATCTGCTCAAGCAGGGCTCGAGTTTTCTCATCGTTGGCGGCGTGCAGCTGCTGGTGGACTGGAGCATCTTCGTCGCACTCAGCGCACTGGGCGTGGATGCGATACCCGCCAACCTGTGCGGGCGCGTGGCCGGGGCGATGCTGGGGTTCTGGCTCAACGGGCGCTACACCTTTGCCTCGCACGAGGACGACGTGCGTATCGGCTGGCCGCAGTTCTGGAAATTCCTGGCGGTGTGGATTCCCGCCACGCTGCTCAGCACCTGGCTGATCGTCCTGGTCGAACACCACCTGGGCCTGCAACTGGCCTGGCTGGCCAAACCGCTGGTCGAAGGCGCACTGGCGGTGCTGACCTTCCTGGCCGGGCGTTATCTGATCTATCGCTGA
- a CDS encoding glycosyltransferase, with translation MRVAVLVPCFNEAATIAKVVRDFRDALPDADVWVFDNASTDGTAAIARDAGAQVRLVPAKGKGNVVRAMFRDVEADAYLMVDGDDTYPASASGPLLQEVLEGRADMVVGTRLEDFQRTSFRRFHGLGNQLVRRCVAMLFGNPVRDVLSGYRAFSRRFVKSMPVLSRGFEIETEMTVFALGNGFILKETPIAYGTRPLGSQSKLNTYRDGIRVLRTVLFLFKDMRPLLFFGGIAAAVILAGFGFGSVVITEFTETGLVTHPSTAVLAVALTLMGIVSLATGLILDTVNRRANEIQRLITDQLVGRERSRDTVA, from the coding sequence GTGCGCGTCGCTGTCCTTGTTCCCTGCTTCAACGAAGCGGCCACCATTGCCAAGGTGGTCCGTGATTTTCGCGATGCGCTGCCTGATGCCGACGTGTGGGTGTTCGACAACGCCAGCACCGATGGCACCGCTGCCATTGCGCGCGATGCAGGTGCACAGGTACGACTGGTGCCGGCCAAGGGCAAGGGCAATGTCGTCCGCGCGATGTTCCGTGACGTGGAGGCCGACGCGTACCTCATGGTCGATGGTGACGATACCTATCCGGCGTCGGCGTCCGGTCCGCTGCTGCAAGAGGTGCTGGAAGGGCGTGCGGACATGGTGGTCGGGACGCGCCTGGAAGACTTCCAGCGCACCTCGTTCCGGCGCTTCCACGGTCTGGGCAACCAGCTCGTCCGGCGTTGCGTGGCAATGCTGTTCGGCAATCCGGTGCGGGATGTACTGTCCGGCTACCGGGCCTTCTCCAGGCGTTTCGTCAAATCAATGCCCGTGTTGTCGCGAGGCTTCGAGATCGAAACGGAGATGACCGTGTTCGCGCTCGGGAATGGCTTCATCCTCAAGGAGACGCCGATTGCGTATGGCACGCGGCCGCTCGGAAGTCAGTCCAAGCTCAATACCTACCGCGATGGCATCCGCGTGCTGCGCACGGTGCTGTTCCTGTTCAAGGACATGCGGCCGTTGCTGTTCTTTGGCGGCATCGCCGCGGCGGTGATCCTGGCGGGCTTCGGTTTTGGCAGCGTGGTCATCACCGAGTTCACCGAGACGGGCCTGGTCACGCATCCATCCACCGCGGTACTCGCCGTGGCGCTCACCCTGATGGGCATCGTTTCGCTGGCAACGGGACTCATCCTGGATACGGTCAATCGCCGCGCCAATGAAATCCAGCGGCTGATCACTGACCAGCTGGTTGGTCGTGAGCGGTCAAGGGACACAGTGGCGTAA